A portion of the Thalassotalea sp. LPB0316 genome contains these proteins:
- the glmS gene encoding glutamine--fructose-6-phosphate transaminase (isomerizing) yields MCGIVGAVAQRDVADILVEGLKRLEYRGYDSAGVAIIDSNNQLNRARRLGKVQELADALAEAPLSGGTGIAHTRWATHGVPSEANAHPHISSDNIAVVHNGIIENHEELRAQLQGLGYVFTSETDTEVIAHLVHHELKSHDTLLAAVQSTVKQLEGAYGTTIMDTNDKDRVVVARSGSPLVIGFGLGENFIASDMMALLPVTRKFCFLEEGDVAEVTRFEVNIFDSEGQPVVREAKESEVSHDAGDKGEYRHYMLKEIYEQPTAIRNTLENRFDNGLLDTQTFGTGADEIFKEIEHVQIIACGTSYHSGMVARYWLEAHAGVSCNIEIASEFRYRKSHVPKNAMIVTISQSGETADTLAALRLAKELGYRSSLTICNVPGSSLVRESDLAFMTKAGAEIGVASTKAFTTQLVGLMMMTLALGKHHGMSVDDQKAMASALVTLPNKVEEVLALADSIEDLAEDFADKHHSLFLGRGDQYPIAMEGALKLKEISYIHAEAYAAGELKHGPLALIDAEMPVIVVAPKNDLIEKLKSNVEEVRARGGLMYVFADNDAKFESDETMKVINVPHCDDLIAPIVYTLPLQLLSYYVAIIKGTDVDQPRNLAKSVTVE; encoded by the coding sequence ATGTGTGGCATTGTTGGTGCAGTAGCACAGCGTGATGTAGCTGATATCTTAGTAGAAGGTTTAAAACGATTAGAATATCGTGGTTACGATAGTGCTGGCGTTGCAATTATCGATTCAAACAACCAATTAAACCGAGCTCGTCGTTTGGGTAAAGTACAGGAATTGGCTGATGCGTTGGCAGAAGCGCCATTATCAGGTGGTACTGGTATTGCGCATACGCGTTGGGCAACACATGGCGTACCAAGTGAAGCGAATGCACACCCACATATCTCGTCAGATAATATCGCCGTTGTTCACAATGGTATTATTGAAAACCACGAAGAACTTCGCGCGCAATTACAAGGCTTAGGTTACGTATTTACCTCAGAGACGGATACTGAAGTCATTGCACACTTAGTTCACCACGAGTTGAAAAGCCACGATACATTATTAGCTGCTGTTCAAAGTACAGTTAAGCAACTAGAAGGAGCTTACGGTACTACCATCATGGATACTAATGACAAAGATCGCGTTGTCGTTGCTCGTTCAGGTAGCCCACTTGTTATTGGCTTTGGTTTAGGTGAAAACTTTATCGCGTCAGACATGATGGCGCTATTACCTGTTACACGTAAGTTCTGTTTCCTTGAAGAAGGTGATGTTGCTGAAGTTACTCGTTTTGAAGTGAATATTTTTGATAGTGAAGGTCAGCCGGTAGTTCGTGAAGCTAAAGAATCAGAAGTTAGCCACGATGCGGGTGACAAAGGTGAATACCGTCACTACATGCTTAAAGAAATCTACGAGCAACCAACGGCTATTCGCAACACGCTAGAAAATCGTTTCGATAATGGTTTATTAGATACGCAAACATTCGGTACTGGCGCTGATGAAATTTTCAAAGAGATCGAACACGTTCAAATTATTGCCTGTGGTACATCATATCACTCAGGTATGGTTGCACGTTACTGGTTAGAAGCACACGCAGGCGTATCGTGTAATATCGAAATAGCGAGTGAGTTTAGATACCGCAAATCACATGTGCCAAAAAATGCCATGATCGTCACTATTTCACAATCAGGTGAAACCGCAGATACCTTGGCAGCACTTCGTTTAGCAAAAGAATTAGGTTACCGTTCAAGCTTAACGATTTGTAACGTACCGGGTTCAAGCTTAGTGCGTGAGTCTGACTTAGCGTTTATGACCAAAGCCGGTGCTGAAATTGGTGTTGCTTCAACTAAAGCATTTACAACCCAGTTGGTTGGCTTAATGATGATGACATTAGCACTTGGTAAGCATCACGGTATGAGTGTTGACGATCAAAAAGCAATGGCCAGTGCATTAGTGACTTTGCCAAACAAAGTAGAAGAAGTCTTAGCGCTAGCAGACTCAATTGAAGATTTAGCGGAAGACTTTGCTGATAAGCATCACTCGCTATTCTTAGGTCGCGGTGATCAATACCCAATTGCGATGGAAGGTGCGTTAAAGCTTAAAGAAATTTCATACATTCACGCTGAAGCCTATGCTGCGGGTGAATTAAAACACGGCCCTCTAGCGTTAATTGATGCAGAAATGCCGGTTATCGTTGTTGCACCGAAAAACGATTTAATTGAGAAGTTAAAATCAAACGTTGAAGAAGTGCGTGCTCGCGGTGGTTTAATGTATGTCTTTGCTGATAATGACGCAAAATTTGAAAGTGATGAAACCATGAAAGTAATAAACGTTCCTCACTGTGACGATTTAATTGCGCCAATTGTGTACACGCTACCGTTACAGTTGTTGTCTTACTATGTCGCTATAATTAAAGGCACTGATGTTGACCAACCTCGCAACTTAGCAAAATCAGTTACTGTTGAGTAA
- a CDS encoding DeoR/GlpR family DNA-binding transcription regulator has translation MSKRNTQQRRHIIITEVNSVGEVSVEALAKRFDISEVTIRKDLAALEKSGLLLRRYGGAVPLPQEITEAKESKVSVRKLAIAKKAASLIKDHYRIVIDSGRTTSTIIEHLTDKRGLVVMTNSMKIASRLHELENEPTILMTGGTWDPTSESFQGQIAEQVLRSYDFDQLFIGADGIDVERGTTTFNELIGLSRVMADVAREVIVVVESEKIGRKIPNLELTWQQVDTLITDELLAQSVKKQLIERGVNVVIAPLKQ, from the coding sequence ATGTCAAAACGAAACACACAACAGCGCCGTCATATTATTATTACTGAGGTTAACTCTGTCGGTGAGGTCAGTGTAGAGGCATTAGCTAAGCGTTTTGATATTTCAGAAGTTACGATCAGAAAAGATCTAGCTGCGCTAGAAAAAAGTGGTTTACTATTACGTCGTTACGGTGGCGCGGTGCCGCTGCCACAAGAAATAACCGAAGCTAAAGAGTCTAAAGTTTCGGTTCGAAAGCTAGCTATCGCAAAAAAAGCGGCAAGTTTAATAAAAGATCATTATCGTATCGTTATTGATAGTGGTCGAACAACATCAACCATCATTGAACATTTAACTGATAAACGCGGCTTAGTGGTAATGACTAATTCGATGAAAATAGCGAGCAGGCTACATGAATTAGAGAATGAGCCAACAATTTTGATGACCGGCGGTACTTGGGATCCAACGTCTGAGTCGTTTCAAGGGCAAATAGCAGAGCAAGTTTTACGCTCCTATGATTTTGATCAGTTATTTATCGGTGCTGATGGTATAGATGTTGAGCGCGGTACCACTACGTTTAATGAACTTATTGGTCTAAGCAGAGTGATGGCTGATGTTGCAAGAGAAGTCATAGTTGTTGTTGAATCAGAAAAAATTGGTCGAAAAATCCCCAATTTAGAGTTAACTTGGCAACAGGTAGATACATTGATCACCGATGAGCTATTAGCTCAGTCGGTAAAAAAACAATTAATCGAGCGCGGTGTTAACGTAGTTATTGCTCCGCTCAAACAATAA
- a CDS encoding murein transglycosylase domain-containing protein has product MKLRFLFIALIALTACKSTPNLSSIKSAQELIKQIEADDKNVIAIADKAIKTKALAEQDLQDISRLIDELRQHIEQVWGKKNTELPSNKRYVKYTNDYKARAIVDFAKGQVTVETLLSNNKQQALDNLYQAIVITLLTPEDPRENDIFSSKKPTLNGTPFLYGQVLDQENKPIQYQWRAGRFATHLVNTALKQMRIDSHELLQVKFDLIEAHQHLRQQKYSQHVLAAAKRYQIKPELIYGIIETESSFNPYAVSHANAYGLMQVVPNTAGADVYQKVKNTTGKPTKQQLFNPAFNIDIGTAYLHLLQNNYLNGVNNSTSQHYAMISAYNGGTGNVLKSFHRDRKTAVKVINAQQPKNVYYVLTKKHPRAESRRYLEKVTKAEKGYTDK; this is encoded by the coding sequence ATGAAATTACGTTTTTTATTCATTGCTTTGATTGCCCTAACGGCTTGTAAATCGACCCCTAACCTCTCATCAATCAAAAGTGCCCAAGAGTTAATAAAACAAATAGAAGCCGATGACAAAAATGTGATTGCAATCGCTGATAAAGCAATTAAAACCAAAGCATTAGCTGAGCAAGACTTGCAAGATATCTCACGACTTATCGATGAACTTAGGCAACATATTGAACAAGTTTGGGGTAAGAAAAATACTGAGTTGCCCAGCAACAAGCGCTATGTTAAATACACTAATGATTACAAAGCTCGAGCTATTGTTGACTTTGCCAAAGGCCAAGTAACCGTTGAAACGCTGCTTAGTAATAACAAACAACAAGCATTAGACAATTTGTATCAAGCCATTGTGATTACGCTGCTTACACCTGAAGATCCGCGAGAAAATGATATTTTCAGCAGTAAAAAGCCTACCTTAAATGGCACACCATTTCTTTATGGTCAGGTACTGGATCAGGAAAATAAGCCAATTCAATATCAATGGCGAGCAGGGCGGTTTGCCACGCATTTAGTCAATACAGCACTTAAACAAATGCGCATAGATTCTCATGAACTATTACAAGTAAAATTTGATTTAATTGAGGCTCACCAACACTTACGCCAGCAAAAGTACAGCCAACATGTGCTCGCAGCGGCAAAGCGCTACCAAATTAAGCCAGAGCTGATTTACGGCATTATTGAAACAGAAAGTAGTTTTAACCCATATGCCGTCAGCCATGCCAACGCTTATGGTTTGATGCAAGTGGTGCCCAATACTGCTGGCGCTGATGTCTACCAAAAAGTAAAAAACACAACCGGTAAACCGACAAAACAGCAGTTATTTAATCCTGCATTTAATATCGATATTGGCACGGCTTATTTGCATTTATTACAAAACAATTATTTAAATGGTGTCAATAATAGCACTAGTCAGCACTATGCGATGATATCAGCCTATAACGGCGGTACGGGGAATGTCCTTAAAAGCTTTCATCGGGATCGAAAAACCGCTGTTAAAGTGATCAACGCGCAACAACCAAAAAACGTGTATTACGTTCTGACTAAAAAGCACCCCAGAGCTGAATCTAGGCGATATCTAGAGAAAGTTACCAAAGCAGAGAAGGGATATACAGATAAGTAA
- the glmU gene encoding bifunctional UDP-N-acetylglucosamine diphosphorylase/glucosamine-1-phosphate N-acetyltransferase GlmU encodes MSLSVVILAAGKGTRMRSSLPKVLHPVAHKPMVGHVIDAARQVNAENIYLVYGFGGDVLKATLTKDETADDLTFVEQAEQLGTGHAVDMASPYLKDDEDVLVLYGDVPLTKVSTLEKLIAAKPESGMALLTVKLANPTGYGRIIRNNNTVIGIVEQKDASPEQLAINECNTGILLANGGDLKRWLSNLSNDNAQGEYYLTDIIAACHNEGKVIATAHPDSEIEVEGANNRVQLAQLERAYQLRQAEELMIAGASLRDPNRIDIRGDVTVGQEVVIDINCIFEGKVDIADNVTIGANCILKNCKIGAGAEIKPNTMIEDAIIGEIASAGPFARIRPGSELKRDAHIGNFVEMKKSVLGEGAKAGHLTYLGDAEVGAKANIGAGTITCNYDGVNKSKTIIGEHAFIGSNASLVAPVTIGDYATTGAGSVIVKEVEYKALAVARGKQRNIADWPRPTKK; translated from the coding sequence ATGAGTTTATCTGTTGTTATTTTAGCGGCCGGCAAAGGCACGCGCATGCGTTCAAGCTTACCTAAAGTTTTACATCCTGTTGCTCACAAGCCTATGGTTGGTCATGTGATTGACGCGGCTCGCCAAGTCAATGCCGAAAATATTTATCTTGTTTATGGTTTTGGTGGTGATGTTTTAAAAGCAACGCTTACAAAAGACGAAACAGCTGATGATTTAACCTTTGTCGAGCAAGCCGAACAATTGGGTACCGGTCATGCTGTAGATATGGCTTCTCCGTACTTAAAGGATGATGAAGACGTTTTGGTGCTTTATGGTGATGTGCCGCTAACTAAAGTATCAACCCTTGAAAAACTCATTGCTGCTAAACCAGAGAGCGGTATGGCGTTACTTACGGTTAAGTTAGCAAACCCTACTGGGTACGGTCGTATTATTAGAAACAATAACACGGTCATCGGTATTGTAGAGCAAAAAGATGCATCACCAGAGCAATTAGCGATTAATGAATGTAATACCGGTATTTTGTTAGCGAACGGTGGCGATTTAAAACGCTGGTTAAGTAACTTATCTAATGATAATGCTCAAGGAGAGTACTACTTAACGGATATCATTGCTGCTTGTCACAACGAAGGTAAGGTCATTGCAACAGCTCATCCAGACAGTGAAATTGAAGTAGAAGGCGCGAACAACCGTGTTCAACTTGCTCAATTAGAGCGCGCTTATCAGTTACGCCAAGCTGAAGAGTTAATGATTGCAGGTGCTAGCCTACGTGATCCTAACCGCATTGATATTCGCGGTGACGTTACCGTTGGTCAAGAGGTAGTAATTGATATTAACTGTATTTTCGAAGGCAAAGTTGACATTGCTGATAATGTCACTATTGGCGCTAACTGTATTTTGAAAAACTGTAAGATTGGCGCAGGCGCTGAGATTAAACCTAATACCATGATCGAAGATGCCATCATTGGTGAAATAGCCTCTGCTGGTCCATTTGCTCGTATTCGCCCTGGTTCAGAGTTAAAACGTGATGCTCATATTGGTAATTTTGTAGAAATGAAAAAGTCAGTATTGGGCGAAGGTGCAAAAGCAGGCCATTTAACCTACTTAGGAGACGCAGAAGTTGGTGCTAAGGCGAATATTGGTGCGGGTACTATTACTTGTAACTACGATGGCGTAAACAAATCAAAAACTATTATCGGTGAACACGCCTTTATCGGTTCAAATGCCTCATTAGTCGCACCGGTTACCATTGGTGATTATGCGACAACAGGCGCAGGCTCTGTTATCGTCAAAGAAGTTGAGTACAAAGCGCTTGCGGTTGCACGTGGAAAACAGCGCAACATCGCTGATTGGCCAAGACCAACTAAGAAATAA
- a CDS encoding F0F1 ATP synthase subunit epsilon gives MAAMTVNLNVVSAEEALFSGSIESLQITGSEGELGVMPGHAPLLTSLKPGMARIVKKGGEEEVLYLSGGMLEVQPNNVTVLADVATRVADLDEQEAQAAKRRAEEHLNDQGGDVDYAEAASELARAVAQLRAIQAAKKKI, from the coding sequence ATGGCAGCAATGACTGTAAATCTGAATGTAGTAAGTGCTGAAGAAGCGTTATTCTCTGGTAGCATTGAATCATTACAGATCACTGGTAGCGAAGGTGAGTTAGGTGTTATGCCTGGCCACGCACCTTTGCTGACCTCACTAAAACCTGGTATGGCTCGCATTGTCAAAAAAGGTGGTGAAGAGGAAGTTCTTTACTTATCTGGTGGCATGTTAGAAGTTCAACCAAACAATGTAACTGTGTTAGCTGATGTAGCAACACGTGTTGCAGACTTAGATGAACAAGAAGCGCAAGCAGCTAAACGCCGTGCTGAAGAGCACTTGAATGATCAAGGTGGCGATGTTGATTACGCAGAAGCAGCTTCTGAATTAGCGCGCGCAGTTGCGCAATTACGTGCAATTCAAGCGGCTAAAAAGAAAATCTAA
- the atpD gene encoding F0F1 ATP synthase subunit beta: protein MSTGKVVQIIGAVVDVEFPQDAVPQVYDALNVTEGDLSGLVLEVQQQLGGGVVRSIAMGSSDGLRRGLNVVNTGNNIQVPVGTATLGRIMNVLGEPIDEAGPIGEEERWSIHREAPSYEEQAAANELLETGIKVIDLVCPFAKGGKVGLFGGAGVGKTVNMMELIRNIAIEHSGYSVFAGVGERTREGNDFYHEMNDSNVLDKVSLVYGQMNEPPGNRLRVAMTGLTMAEKFRDEGRDVLFFVDNIYRYTLAGTEVSALLGRMPSAVGYQPTLAEEMGVLQERITSTKKGSITSIQAVYVPADDLTDPSPATTFAHLDATVVLSRDIAAQGIYPAIDPLDSSSRQLDPLVVGNEHYDVARGVQTTLQRYKELKDIIAILGMDELSEEDKRTVDRARKIQRFLSQPFFVAEVFTGSPGKYVSLKDTISGFKGILAGEYDDLPEQAFYMVGSIEEAVEKAKSM, encoded by the coding sequence ATGAGTACAGGTAAAGTCGTCCAAATCATTGGCGCAGTTGTGGATGTAGAATTCCCACAAGATGCTGTACCTCAGGTATATGACGCATTAAATGTAACTGAAGGTGACCTTTCAGGCTTAGTACTAGAAGTACAACAGCAATTAGGCGGTGGCGTAGTACGTTCAATCGCTATGGGTTCATCTGACGGTTTGCGTCGTGGTCTGAACGTAGTAAATACAGGTAATAACATCCAAGTTCCAGTTGGTACTGCAACTTTGGGTCGTATTATGAACGTATTGGGTGAGCCAATCGATGAAGCTGGCCCAATCGGTGAAGAAGAAAGATGGTCTATCCACCGTGAAGCTCCTTCTTACGAAGAGCAAGCGGCAGCTAACGAATTGTTAGAGACTGGTATCAAGGTAATCGACTTAGTATGTCCATTCGCTAAGGGTGGTAAAGTTGGTTTATTCGGTGGTGCTGGTGTTGGTAAAACCGTAAACATGATGGAACTTATCCGTAACATCGCAATCGAGCACAGCGGTTATTCAGTATTCGCAGGTGTTGGTGAGCGTACTCGTGAGGGTAACGATTTCTACCATGAAATGAACGATTCAAACGTACTTGATAAAGTATCGCTTGTATACGGTCAAATGAATGAGCCACCGGGTAACCGTTTACGTGTTGCGATGACTGGCTTAACAATGGCTGAGAAGTTCCGTGACGAAGGTCGTGACGTACTTTTCTTCGTTGATAACATTTACCGTTACACACTTGCTGGTACAGAGGTATCTGCACTATTAGGTCGTATGCCTTCAGCGGTAGGTTACCAGCCAACTCTTGCAGAAGAGATGGGTGTACTTCAAGAGCGTATCACTTCAACTAAGAAAGGCTCAATCACTTCAATCCAAGCGGTATACGTACCAGCGGATGACTTGACTGACCCGAGCCCTGCAACTACCTTCGCTCACTTAGATGCGACAGTTGTACTTAGCCGTGATATCGCAGCACAAGGTATCTACCCTGCTATCGATCCACTTGACTCTTCATCGCGTCAATTAGATCCACTAGTAGTTGGTAACGAGCACTATGACGTAGCACGTGGCGTTCAAACAACGTTACAACGTTACAAAGAGCTTAAAGATATCATTGCTATCTTAGGTATGGACGAATTATCTGAAGAAGATAAGCGTACCGTAGACCGTGCTCGTAAGATTCAACGTTTCTTATCACAACCATTCTTCGTTGCTGAAGTATTCACTGGTTCTCCAGGTAAGTATGTATCGCTTAAAGACACCATCAGTGGCTTTAAAGGTATTCTTGCTGGCGAATATGATGACTTACCAGAGCAAGCGTTCTACATGGTTGGTTCAATCGAAGAAGCTGTTGAAAAAGCTAAATCAATGTAA
- the atpG gene encoding F0F1 ATP synthase subunit gamma — protein sequence MSGAKEIKSKIGSVQNTQKITSAMEMVAASKMRKAQEGMAASRPYAENMRNVIGHIALGNLEYRHPYLEEREVKRVGYIVISTDRGLCGGLNINMFKKVLADAAKWQEQGAEVDFGVVGAKATAFFNNMGAHVVSQVSGLGDSPSVTDLIGSVKVMLDAYDNGEIDRLFVVYNRFVNTMAQEPKIDQLLPLPKSDDDEIKHRWDYVYEPDAQVLLDQLLVRYIESQVYQGVVENLACEQAARMVAMKAATDNAGDLIDELQLVYNKARQASITQELSEICAGAAAV from the coding sequence ATGTCCGGCGCTAAAGAGATAAAATCGAAGATTGGAAGTGTACAAAATACACAGAAGATCACCAGCGCGATGGAAATGGTTGCAGCCTCTAAAATGCGCAAAGCGCAAGAAGGGATGGCTGCCTCTCGTCCATACGCTGAAAATATGCGAAATGTGATCGGTCACATCGCGCTTGGTAACTTAGAATATCGCCATCCATATTTGGAAGAGCGTGAAGTTAAGCGCGTAGGCTATATCGTCATCTCTACAGACCGTGGTTTGTGTGGCGGCTTAAACATTAACATGTTTAAGAAAGTACTTGCTGATGCTGCTAAATGGCAGGAGCAAGGCGCAGAAGTTGATTTTGGTGTTGTAGGTGCAAAAGCCACAGCATTCTTTAACAACATGGGCGCACACGTCGTTTCACAAGTATCAGGTTTGGGAGATAGCCCTTCAGTAACTGACCTTATCGGTAGTGTTAAGGTGATGCTGGATGCCTATGATAATGGCGAAATTGATAGGCTGTTCGTGGTTTACAACAGATTTGTAAATACCATGGCACAAGAGCCGAAAATCGATCAACTTTTACCTTTGCCTAAGTCAGATGATGACGAAATTAAGCACCGTTGGGACTACGTATACGAACCAGATGCTCAAGTGTTACTTGACCAATTATTAGTTCGTTACATTGAGTCTCAAGTGTACCAAGGTGTTGTTGAAAATCTAGCATGTGAGCAAGCTGCTCGTATGGTTGCAATGAAAGCTGCAACTGACAATGCAGGTGATTTAATCGACGAATTACAATTGGTATACAACAAAGCACGTCAAGCAAGTATCACGCAAGAATTAAGTGAAATTTGTGCTGGCGCAGCAGCGGTTTAA
- the atpA gene encoding F0F1 ATP synthase subunit alpha: MQLNSTEIAELIKKRIEQFDVVSEARNEGTIVSVTDGIIRIHGLADVMQGEMIELPGNRYAIALNLDRDSVGAVVMGPYADLAEGVKVKGTGRILEVPVGRGLLGRVVNTLGEPIDGKGPIENDGFAPVEVVAPGVIDRKSVDEPVQTGIKSIDSMIPIGRGQRELIIGDRQVGKSAIALDAIINQKNTGIKSIYVAVGQKASTVANVVRSLEEHGALENTIVVVASASEAAALQYLAPYSGCTMGEYFRDRGEDALIVYDDLSKQAVAYRQISLLLRRPPGREAYPGDVFYLHSRLLERAARVNEDYVERFTNGEVKGQTGSLTALPIIETQAGDVSAFVPTNVISITDGQIFLESDLFNSGIRPAVNAGISVSRVGGAAQTKIIKKLGGGIRLALAQYAELAAFAQFASDLDDATRAQLEHGQRVTELMKQKQFSPLSVAETAVSLFAAEKGYLNDVAIDKVVDFEAALLSYVNNEQAELMATINEKGDYNADIEAGLAKAIDTFKATQTW, translated from the coding sequence ATGCAACTGAATTCCACTGAAATCGCTGAACTGATCAAAAAACGTATTGAACAGTTTGACGTAGTTAGTGAAGCTCGAAATGAAGGTACTATCGTTTCTGTAACAGACGGTATCATTCGCATCCACGGTCTTGCTGATGTAATGCAAGGTGAGATGATCGAACTTCCAGGCAACCGTTACGCTATCGCGTTAAACCTTGACCGTGATTCGGTAGGTGCGGTAGTTATGGGTCCTTACGCCGACCTTGCCGAAGGCGTAAAAGTAAAAGGTACTGGCCGTATTTTAGAAGTACCAGTAGGTCGTGGCTTATTAGGCCGCGTAGTCAACACCCTTGGTGAGCCAATCGACGGTAAAGGCCCAATCGAAAATGATGGCTTTGCTCCTGTTGAAGTTGTTGCACCAGGTGTTATCGATCGTAAGTCTGTTGATGAGCCAGTACAAACTGGTATCAAATCAATCGATTCAATGATTCCAATCGGTCGTGGTCAGCGTGAGCTTATCATCGGTGACCGTCAGGTTGGTAAATCTGCGATCGCATTAGATGCAATCATTAACCAGAAAAACACTGGTATTAAGTCAATCTACGTAGCTGTTGGTCAAAAAGCATCAACTGTTGCTAACGTAGTACGTAGCTTAGAAGAGCACGGCGCATTAGAAAACACTATCGTTGTTGTTGCGTCTGCATCAGAAGCTGCTGCACTTCAATACTTAGCACCATACTCTGGTTGTACAATGGGTGAATACTTCCGTGATCGCGGTGAAGATGCGTTAATCGTATATGATGATTTATCTAAGCAAGCTGTTGCTTACCGTCAAATCTCATTACTTTTACGTCGTCCACCAGGTCGTGAAGCATACCCAGGTGACGTTTTCTACCTTCACTCACGTCTACTAGAGCGTGCTGCTCGTGTAAACGAAGACTACGTAGAGCGTTTCACTAACGGTGAAGTTAAAGGCCAAACTGGTTCATTAACTGCGTTACCAATTATCGAAACACAAGCGGGTGACGTTTCTGCATTCGTACCAACTAACGTAATTTCAATTACCGATGGTCAAATCTTCCTAGAGTCTGATTTATTCAACTCAGGTATTCGTCCAGCGGTTAACGCAGGTATCTCGGTATCTCGTGTTGGTGGTGCTGCACAAACGAAAATCATCAAGAAACTTGGTGGTGGTATCCGTTTAGCATTAGCTCAGTACGCTGAATTAGCGGCTTTCGCTCAATTCGCATCTGACCTAGATGACGCAACACGTGCACAGTTAGAGCACGGTCAACGCGTAACTGAATTGATGAAGCAAAAGCAATTCAGTCCGTTATCTGTTGCGGAAACAGCTGTTTCATTATTTGCTGCTGAAAAAGGCTACTTAAACGATGTTGCTATCGACAAAGTAGTAGATTTCGAAGCTGCGTTATTATCATACGTAAATAATGAGCAAGCTGAGTTGATGGCTACTATCAACGAAAAGGGTGATTACAACGCTGATATCGAAGCCGGTTTAGCAAAAGCTATTGACACGTTCAAAGCTACGCAAACTTGGTAA
- the atpH gene encoding F0F1 ATP synthase subunit delta, whose amino-acid sequence MSELTTVARPYAKAAFEYAVEANAVDNWLEMLVFAAEVSQNETMQGYLSGGVSVEQAQALFINVCGEQLNSQGQNFVKVLAENERLLVLPQVVAQFSELKAEYEKEVTVDVTSAVELTAEQQTTLSAALEKRLARKVKLNCVVDTSVVSGLVIKAGDMVIDGSVRGKLNRLASTIQS is encoded by the coding sequence ATGTCTGAATTGACAACAGTTGCTCGTCCTTATGCTAAAGCAGCGTTCGAATATGCTGTCGAAGCTAATGCAGTGGATAACTGGTTAGAAATGCTGGTATTTGCTGCCGAAGTATCACAAAACGAAACGATGCAAGGCTACCTTTCTGGTGGCGTATCGGTTGAACAAGCACAAGCTTTGTTCATTAATGTTTGTGGCGAACAGCTAAACAGCCAAGGGCAAAACTTTGTTAAAGTTTTGGCCGAAAACGAACGTCTGTTGGTGCTACCACAAGTGGTTGCTCAATTTAGTGAATTAAAAGCTGAATATGAGAAAGAAGTCACTGTGGATGTAACCTCTGCTGTTGAATTAACAGCAGAACAACAAACTACATTAAGCGCCGCGCTTGAAAAGCGTTTGGCTCGTAAAGTAAAGCTCAATTGTGTGGTTGACACTAGCGTTGTTTCTGGTCTTGTAATCAAGGCTGGTGACATGGTAATCGATGGTTCAGTTAGAGGTAAATTGAACCGCTTAGCATCAACGATACAATCTTAA
- the atpF gene encoding F0F1 ATP synthase subunit B, with protein MNINVTLIGELIAFVVFVLFCMKYVWPPLMATIEERQKKIADGLAASDRAAKELELAQGKATAQLKEAKAQAAEIIEAAKKREAQLIDEAAEKAQAEREKIIASGHAEIESERNRAKEELRQQVAVLAVAGAEKILERSIDAAEHSDILDKLVAEL; from the coding sequence ATGAACATTAACGTTACCTTAATCGGTGAATTAATCGCATTTGTCGTATTTGTATTATTCTGTATGAAGTACGTGTGGCCACCACTTATGGCTACTATAGAAGAGCGTCAGAAGAAAATTGCTGATGGTCTTGCGGCTTCTGACCGTGCAGCTAAAGAGCTTGAATTAGCTCAAGGCAAAGCAACTGCTCAATTAAAAGAAGCAAAAGCGCAAGCAGCTGAGATTATCGAAGCCGCTAAAAAGCGTGAAGCACAATTAATTGACGAAGCTGCTGAAAAAGCACAAGCAGAGCGTGAGAAAATCATCGCTTCTGGTCATGCAGAAATTGAGTCTGAACGCAATCGCGCGAAAGAAGAGTTACGTCAACAAGTAGCTGTTCTAGCCGTAGCCGGTGCCGAGAAAATTCTTGAGCGTTCAATTGATGCCGCTGAACACAGCGACATCTTAGATAAACTTGTCGCTGAGCTTTAA